One Arachis hypogaea cultivar Tifrunner chromosome 18, arahy.Tifrunner.gnm2.J5K5, whole genome shotgun sequence genomic window, aacaccGACACTTTCAAtattatacataaatttaaaaaaatagaactttttattaaGCGAAAAAAAAGGATAACATATCTTTTTGAATAAACTCAaccaaatttttttagaattttgcaAGCAGAACTATTAGAGACGGAAGGAGTGCGACGTAGGGGAGAAGACAGGGGAGACGCGGGAGAAGGGGGCGGTTGTGCGTGGCGCGAGGGAGGAGATCagggacagggaggagccaattGATGGAGGAGGCGCGGGGGTATGCGCAGGAGAAGTGCGCGTCGCGCGGAGGATCGCGTCGCCGAATGAGGAGATCGTCACAGAGGAGTGCGCAACGCGGGAGAAGACGAAAGCGGCCGAGGAGGGGGAGGCGCTGCAGCTCTGAATTTTTACGGAGCGAAGATTTGACTAGTGATAAGatggtttaagatttattttagaattttaaattcgaaattatgaattctaactaatttgatttttggatgtatatttaaattgtaatatattaataattaaatatattaaatctgaaatagaaatttaaaattgaaattgaaattttaaatttcagttttatttagtttatattttgaatgtgtatttaattttaaaaagacacgaagtctatttataatttttagatgtgtttgttttattttttttttaaattattgtaataaaaggctAAATATTGTACAACTTTTAAAGGATACCTAATTGAattgttttaatatatatttatataaataattaatttaataattgatttttttacatATACGTAATacttagtattatttagtattacTCTTTTGATTTGAAGTTAAAGTTTTGATAGATCAAATGAATTTTCTAAAACAAGAATTAGTTTAAATTCTCTTTTGAAAAAATGactttatctttttatttctttaaaaaattaataaaaaattattttatatttgaattttttttaaaaatttaaaatattaaacattTCTTTTGGTTATGCTTCTTTTAGAAACAAAATATTGTTGGCTTtgtttttctaataaaaatatttttgaaaaaagatgtatctaaatatatttaaaagttaataaaaatattttgtttaaaaatatttttttaataaaaaatccaaacaaacacaaataaaattagtaaaataagaaaatagaaatataatcattcttaaattaggataataaaactaatatataataaaaattataaatttaatattttcactTCAAATCTCAATTCAGGATATTATTTGCAAAATATACAACTCTTTATGCTAAATGCAGTTCCTTATTGATTTCAGGATGCGTGCGTTCAAAATGTGCTGGATTCGCTTGTGCCAGCATTGTTGGCGGACAAGAATCGCAGGCTTATATATGTTGAACAGGCAAGCTAAGGctctatctatttttatttatctgaATCATCATGATCATTATGATATTATTGTGGAAATTGCTGTGTTACAATTTACAACTCTTGGTTGAAATTTGTTGGTGGATTGGAATTTGTAGGCATTTTTCCAGCGTTGGTGGAGAGAACAAAGTGAAGTTGTTCAGAACATAGTCAAACAGCTGGTCAACTCTGGTCAATTGGAGTTCATGTATTTAAACAATTTTACCCATTTGATATGTTGCCTGAGATTAATATGATAACACTTGTGGTTCCAATGACATTAAGTTATTCTAATAAACTATTGATTATTTTCAAATTTGCAGAAATGGGGGTATGGTTATGCATGATGAGGCTACTACACATTACATTGACATGATTGATCAAACAACACTTGGACATCATTTCATCAAAGAAGAATTTGGTAAAACCCCAAGAATAGGTTTATTGATCAAAcaaaaatatgaatttgataATGCATCTATTATTCTATCAATTAAGTATAATTAAATGACTTCTCCTTGATTTGTTGTGTAGGGAACTCATATAAGTACTTCAGCTTTTCAAGAAACTGAACAAAACAAACATCACACCGTTACTGTCCTTGCAAACGTCACCTTTTTTCCATGCCATACTTGTACAATGCTGGAGCTATGCTCATAGCCTTGGTTGATAAATGGGAGAGTTTCCATTGGACAACATCTCCAACGCAAAACTCTCATAGCCCTTATTCATTGAGAGTGTTACGTTGGAGATGTTGTCCAATGGAAACTCTCCCATTTATCAACCAAGGCTATGAGCATAGCTCCAGCATTGTAGAAGTCTGGCATGGAAAAAAGGTTTGCAAGGACAGTAACGGTGTGATGTTTCTTTTGTTCAGTCTTGAAACTCTTGCCAATAAATCGCAGAAATTCATCCCCAATTTACTCGCAAGAGTTTGAAGACTGAGCAACGATTTAAGTACTTCAACTTTTCAAGAAACTGAACAAAACAAAAAACATCAGTAGCCACCAAAAAACAAAGCCTGAAAGAAGATCTGAATATAGGAAAGAGGGTTCAGAGCTGGAGGAGCAAGAGCAGGCTCTATTTTCCAAGGGGAAACCCTCTCTGGACGGGGAATGTTAGATGTTTCATCCCATCTCACCTGAACATAACATAGCAACTTCGTTAAAGCATGCttcaattaattttaacaatCATGCATATAATATAATACTAGAGATGCACACCTTGAGGCATCTCCATTTTGATTCAGGCCACCTTTTTGAGTCAGCATCTTCTATTCCAACAATGGTACCAGTAAACCTACAATTATATAACAAGACATGTAAGGAATCTTTGCCCATTCAAATTGTATCTTAATCAACCAAACATACTCCTCAGTTATCCAGGAATTCATACCTCTGTTCCGGAGCCTCTTCACCTTCAAACCTCATTTTAAACCGCATTCCTATGGTGTAATTATTCTTTAGAGATTCCATATATTGGTCGTATGGAACAATGAACTCAGCAGGACTAGTCCTGCAAAAAAGTACCAATCGAACTTCAGTTGACCCTGCTCTGGGAAATGAAAATACAAAGATTACACTCATGAATAGACATAATTTGAAGTCGCAAACCTCGGTTTATAATAAACAGTGAATATGGTTCCTGTCAAGATGGCATGCCAAGCAGTTGCAAGAACCCCAAGATGCATACTGTGGCTAGAAATAACCGAGGATGGGACATTCCCCTGCTGTCTCATCGCTCTCCGTACGCCCACACGAAGCTCCCCATTCTCACCTCTGGAAGTTCTTAAATTAGTACCACCCCCAAATGGAAAACACAAAAAGCCAATTAACATAAGAACAAACCTTAAGAATATGAAGGCATCCCCAGCAACTAGCCTCTTGGAGCTAACAAAAACACAGATCTTTGGGAGTTTAACTTtaaccagagagagagagagtggtcaAAACAGCAAGTTCAAGTTGAAGTTGGGTAGTGCCAAGTTCGTTGCAGACTTGAGCTACTTATAGATAGAGCTTTAAGAATAAAGCTAATACAAAATAAGCTTTgagaatcttttttatttttatttatttgctttatgCCGCTTTTGGTGTGTGAACAGGAACACACGATGTGAATGAATTTTTTATAAGTCAAGGTCTACGAGACCTTGAAAGTCATCAAACCAAACAATAAGGCAAAGAGAGAAAAAGGTTAATAAGGTACTTTCCAAGAAGGGGCGCGTTAGAATGTTCAATGATGATATGATGACAATGTCAGTCAACTCCAAAGtccatgaaaattatgaattcaATTGCTCTATCTCATTTTCAATTCTTCGATGAAAGTTCGAAAAATTGgtttaaaaataaagagataatactcaatttggtcctGAACTTACATGCgagtctcaatttagtccctgaggTTTCAATTGCCTCTATTTAGTCCCTGAAGTTTATAAACGTGTCTCATATTAGTCCCTGAAaccatttttagtataaaaatgttAATAGAACGGTGTTGTAGACTATCACATGTCAcgttaaaacttgtaaaatgatgCAGTTTTGGTTTTGACATTTAAATAGCTCAAAAACTACATCGTATTACTTACTTTGttaggtaaaattttaataaacaccatTTAGGATGTTGTTTTTAAGTTATTTGAGTGCCAAAACCAAAACGACATCATTTTACAAAGTTTAGTGTGGCATCCGGCTGTCACAACAGTGTTTCGTTCACGTTTGTACGTTGAAAATTGTTTCAAGGACTAACATGAGTTATGTTCACAAAGTTTGGGGACTAAATAGAGGCAATTgaaatttcagggactaaattgagactcGCGTGTAAGTTCAGAGACCAAATTGAATATTATCTCAAAAAGAAATGTAGATAATCACATATAATTAAGGGCAAAAAACCATAATGAGCCAAAGCAAGAATCGTGTAACCAAAATGCGCCAAATCCAATTTCGTTTCAGCAATGAGCCAAAGTgtattttaatataattcgaaccaagctggttcgaatttctctccttcataattcgaaccaTCCTGGTTCGATTTAGTGTTGTAGGTATTTGAATAATTCGAACCAGTAAGGTTCGAACTCCTCccatacataattcgaaccaccctggttcgaactTCTCtcatacataattcgaaccaggttagTTCGAATTATGCTTTGAAATCGattccatgtaattcgaaccggGCCGGTTCGAATTACTCCTAATGCACtccttcataattcgaaccaggctggttcgaattaggtgTGATTCGagtatataaggagttcgaatcaccctCATTCGAACCATTATCCCTTCACCCCTACCCCAcaaaatctcagagaaaacgacccagattctctccgaGGAAGACCTGAACGGACTACTCtgctgatgggggacgatccggcacagttatatcggttggacggagtcgctcatatagccggggtcatcaacgacgaggttagtacggAAATATTTTTGATTCAAGCGTTAGTTGTGCTTTAGTGGTTTTGTATCCTGGTTAGACGGtactttatgttagtggtttatgtaggtGGTTTAGGTGAGGGGATTATATAGGTGGTTTATGATAGTGGTTTAAGCTAGTGGTAttagttagtggtttatgttagtggtttagggtagtggtttttgttagtggtttaagtCAGTGGTTTTTggtagtggtttatgttggtggtttatgttagcggtttttgTTAGCGGTTTTTGCAAGCGGTTTTTATATGTGGTTTAGGGTAGTTGTTTAATGCTAGGTGGTTTAAGTAAGCCGGTTTATTGAATTTCTTTCTTGTTAATGGCTCTCGTTAATTGTGGTATATGCTAGCGGTTTAgttgtgtggtttagggtttgttttCCAGTTAGTTATCTTTCATGTGATGTTATGCTGTTTAATTTAGCGAAATGGTTAATGTAAACCGGATTATGGAAACCGTTTTATGTAAACCCGTTTATGTAAACCGGTTTACTTTAAACCGGTTTATGTGAACCGGTTAACTGTAAACCGGTTTATGTGAACCGGTTTACTGTAAAACCTGTGTAGTTATATATCTCAGTATGCGTTTCTTTTCATGCGCAGCCCGAGCGATGCATTAGGAGCATgaggcggcagcagggcatgcgtCTTGATGATAGATACGTTCCATACTTGCAGATGGCAGGgctataccatcttgcaaggctgaacgaCCGGTGGTTCCGGCTAGACGAGGCGCTCGTCAGTGCATTCGTGGAGAGATGGCGTCCCGAGACGCACACatttcatatgccgttcggagagtgcacgatcacactccaggacgtggcataccagctggGTTTGCCTGTCGATGGCCGTTACGTGAGCGGGTGCCTGTCAGAGTTTCATATATACATCGATGGCGGCCGTCCACCCTGGGtctggttccaggagttgctaGGAGTTATACCTCCTCCCAGTCAGGTTCAGAAGTATGCAGTGAACTGCACCTGGTTTCAGGAGACCTTTGGTGAGTGCCCTGAGGATGCAGATGATGAGACTGTTCGCCGATATGTCCGggcgtacatcatgatgttgcTGGGCACGCAGCTGTTTGCGGACAAGTCTGGCAACCGGATTCACATTAGATGGCTTCCATATGTAGCGAGGCTGGAGGAGCTGGGTACGTACAGCTGGGGTTCGGCAGCACTGGcctggttgtaccggtgcatgtgcagGGTGGCAAACAGACATGTTGTGAAGTTAGCGGGCCCGCTCCAGCTACTGCAGTCTTGGATCTTTTGGCGGTTTCCTCAGTTTAGGCCTACAGGATATGAGGCCTTCAGCTGGCCTTTGGCGTCGAGGTACTATACTGGGCCTATTCTTTTTCAATATGACTTACAGAATTGCGTGTATGTTAATACTCTGTTGCATAATGTAAACACATATATCAGTATATGTAACTCATATGTATGGTGCAGATGGGCAGGTTACAACCCTTCCGGTAGCGAGAAGGGTCCGAGAGTGCGGGCATGGAGGCTTAGGATAGACCGGTTACAGTCCAGGGAGGTTAGTATGCTAATTAATAACTGATGCtcttttagttaaatattttacACTTGGCTCGTACAGTTGCCCTGATAATTGTGGGTTTGTTCTGCAGTTTATATGGATGCCGTACAGTAGCCCCGACGTACTTCAGGTGTTGCACCCGGAGGTTTTGGAGCCTCGGCACATGGCGGTGTGGCGCTCTGTGACCGCGCTGATCTACTTTGCtgtcatagagtggcatcagatagatCGTGTTCTTCCTCAGTTTGGAGGGGTACAGGCCCCTCCGCGTCCCGCCTtgaacatcgactttctgatgtccAAGGACGGGAGAGGCGGCGATCGATGGTTCCCCTCTTCCATGCCGAAGTGGCATGCATACTGGGACGCTCGTCAGGACAGTGTATTGAGGTTCGATGTTGTTGCCGACCCTGGACCGTCTCATCAGTTCCTTCAGTGGTGGAGTCAGCATGGGAAGAGGTTCCTGGCACCGGACACTCAGCTGGGGGATCCGAGATCAGTTCCTATACCAGTTGAGGCCTCACAGCGGGGTCCGGGGCGTGTGCCTGACATGGATCGGCCGGATGACGTGCCTGACAGGCGCAGGGTTGAGAGGAGGATGGGTGTAGGGACACGGAGGAGCCAGCGTCAGTGGAGGTGGCCGGATCAGACGGCGAGGAGTGGTTCTGACCATGGGGACGACGATGACGACCAGCCTGGCCACGTTGGAGGATGCACACACGATGGAGGTACTAGTACACACGATGGCGGTCATGGAGGTGAGTGGTATGGCACAGGGCTCGGTGACGGGGCTGACACTGGTGACGCTGGACCTGGACCTGGAGCGGGCCCGCTTGGAGATTACTTCGTTGGTGTGCCAGCGGATGATCAGGCTGAGCAGGGTGGTACACCTTGGCGCATATCAGGATCACAGTGGGCAGACTTTGTTGGGTCAGACTCGTTTGTTGGAGACTTCGGGAGTCCACGCTTCCTAGATGAGATCACCGCCATCATGCAGGGTGAGGTGACCCCCCGCAGAGCTGGCCAGACCTCAGGGATCCAGGCCCCCTTAGATGTTGATCTGAACGAGCCTCCATCCTCATCCGCTGGTCAGCAGTTTCGTCTTGGAGGTACCCCTACATCCGCCTTCACCGCTGCATCAGATTCTATCGCAGCATCGTCTGCAGCACCGTTGCGTGTTGCGCCACTAGTACAGCCTACTCCGCAGGAGGAGGATGACGAGATAGAGGATGAGGAGCCGCTTGTCCGTCGAGGTCAGAGGGCACGGATAGCACGTTGCTGTGGTACTGGTTCGCACCTGTTTAGATGAGTCACATTTCATGTATTTGTTTTCCTCTATTCCAGTCGTGTATGATAGTTAGGTGTAGTTCTCTTGTTATGTAGTGCTCTGTTTATGTCTGTTTATGTATTAAATGAAACATGATAAGGTATAATGATTTCGTTTAGTTATTAAAATGAGGATCAACGAGTCCTGTAGCATAAGTTGTAATGGAATACAACATATTCATTACTACTCACAAATACCAAAGTTCAATGCATTAATCTCAACAAGTTACATACGTGGTCAAGCAATGCATCTAACAAGACAACTTAAATGTAAATAACACTAACAATAACATCATGGAAACTAATTTCGCCCTGTCTGAGACGATCCTACTACCTGTGGGCATCTACGTCTAGTGTGTCCGGGTTGGCGACAAAGGCCACACCGTTTTGGCCTGTTTGGATCTGACTCATCCATATTCGTCCGTATCCTTGTGGATCTAGGCCTCCCCTCTCTCGCACGCCTTCTGTTTGGGTCCGGAATCACCGTGGGCCCATCGTAGGGTGGCCAGTAGCCCTCCGGGATTGGTGGTGTGAATCCCATCCGATAGACATTGAACACCGAGCTAATCTGATAGACGCTGTGAACATAGGAGCTCCAACTCACACGTGCGTAGGCACAACATGCAAGTGCGTGCTGACACGGGAAATGAAGCGCCTGAAAGTACCCACAGTCACATGTCCGGGAGGCAAGCGATACTCGGTAAGTACCCAAGGAGAAAGTACCAGTCGGAGTGGTCTCCGCtacggtgaactcggagttatcaCGGTCATACAACGTCACAGTGAAGCACCtggccgtcttcaagttggcctcgaTACACTTCACCAAATGCTGACTGAACTGCTGTCCGGTGCCcatctgggcctcagcctctcgccccttgcgaacaaagagttcggccagcctgccatatgttgccttcaccaggGATGCTACAGGAAGAtttcttacacccttgaggattgagttcacacactcggagatattcgtcgtcatgtgaccgaatctcctCCCTTCATCGCGATGCTGCGTCCACAAGGAGTAATCAATACGGTTCGCCCAAtcacacatcgccgggtcttcagaccgcagtatatcaaaccagtaatcaaactcaacctcAGTCTTCGCGTACGCTGCATTCACGAGAAGCCTCCtagcgtctttgcccttgaaggtaagggcGAAATTAGCAGCTACGTGTCgtatgcagaatgcacggtacgCAGATGGTGGTAACCAACCTCCGTCCGGGGCCTCAAGCGCAGATTTGATGCCGTTGTGCCTAtccgatataaccagcagaccggGCTGCGGGGTCACGTGCTGCCGAAGGTGCGAGAGAAAGAAGGTCCACGACTCCGCATTCTCACCCTCTACTAGTGCGAATGCGACaggtagaatgttggagttcccgtcctgtgcaatcgcaatgagcaacgttcccccatacttaCCATATAGATGTGTGCCGTCAATGCTGACTAGCGGCTTGCAATGCCGGAATGCCTCGATGCACGGAGGgaaagtccagaaaagtctgtGGAAATAAGCTTGAGAGTCGTCCACCTGTCCTCCAACTATAACCGGGCTCGTCCTGAGGACCgcaacagtaccaggcatcgtcagctgGACACCCAACACCCACCTAGGTATCTCgctgtatgactcatcccagtcaccgtagatgaggccaacggccttctgcttcgccatccaaaccctcctgtaagtcggcctaaaaccaaaatgcgctgccgtggcgttcaggagcaccttgatgctaaccgatgcgtcagccctaaccattggcataatgaacgccgaAATCACAGAATGATCCAAACTTCTGTGATCACTTGATATGGATGTGGCTAGGCAAGTGTGAGGgccattgtaccgtttgacctcccaaaggcccttgcgcttccggagacttagccgaatcaaccatgtgcaaccATTCCCGAACTCGGAACACTTACCCACATACCGGCGGTGATCGGACTCcaccaccttgtactgtacccctcgccggatgctgtaagtcttcacacttaacagggcctcatctttatcctggaaTTGCTGACCAACTTGGAACTCTGTGAGACCAGCATtcccttccgcatctctagctccgaatccaacaggGTGCCCTAGCGCACCCTCATGCGTCATGGCGTCCAGGTCCAGCGAAGAAAAAtatggtggatactgctgtgtgccagagctagaaccaccgccAGCCAATGCAGGCCCAGCCGCTACAAGCTCGTCCCCGCTATCTTCCTCAATCGTTTCGGGCTCAACGTCGTCCTCATCAGGATCACCCAATTCTCCGTCTCCGACGCCAACCGGTGGAACGCCGTGTAAAGCGTTTGGCAGAACATCAAAGGATCCTACCTCGTCGCGGACGCCGTCATTCAAATCAACAGCAAATGACGGAGAGGCGACAAGTTGGGCCGCTGGCTCGTAAACTGGGACGGAGGAAGAAGCCACAGCAGCCATCGAACTGGAGCCAGCTGCATTGGCTACATTGgcggtattccggttcgaaccgcctgagctggataccacatcaaccagctttgccaGCAACTCTGGTGTGCGGACCTCCGGAAACTGCCTCCGACAAAGAAACATGACTTGGaggtcctcatcactaccaatcgtgagacaatcatacttcaccgtatcgtgcaggatcgtgactggaatgcgatagaaaaacttcttaatccgcttcgcaccttccaggccaagtttcatcagcacagCTCTAACCAGGTCATCATAGCTTGTCGTTCGATTCACCACAATATAGAGAGGATtcttatctgtgaacttcactCCGGACCGAGTTTTCCTCTTGATGGACCCTCTGTGGTGTACCAAAACAGCAAAACTCTCCTCTTCGCTAGCCATCTTAAGTCCTCTAATGAGAGCAAATCACGTTTACAGCGTTTATATAGAGCTCTGACTCCTACTAATTCGAACTAACCTGGTTCGAACCATgatacatgtaattcgaaccaggctggttcgaattataacaATCAGCCACTCTTTGGTTCGAACCAGgtacatgtaattcgaaccagcttggttcgaattacttcaGTCGACCTCTCTtcccataattcgaaccagcctggttcgatttATTACACTTGACTAATCTTCACATAATTCGAACTCAACCGGTTCGAATTACATGCTCTCCTGGTTCGAACCTGACCGGTTCGAATTATTCACATTTTTTTAGTGGTAGTTCGAACCAatgtggttcgaattacttgctaATAGAGTTCGAACCTTGTtggttcgatttatataaaaatgcctcctggcttattgctgaaacaaATTTCTGTTTGGCGTATTTTGGTTAAACTTTTCTGCATGTGGCTTAATATGGTTTTTTGCCCTATAATTAATGTGTCAAGGGTCAAATTTTCATTAGAAAAACCAAGATTAAACAGGAACTTCGAGACCTGATGATTATCTCAAATGTTAAGATTATCATAACTTTCGGTTtttaaactaatattttaaaaaatattgttaaatataTAAGACTAAAAGATTCAAGCTAAATTTTATtggaaactaaattaaatatttaatcttacatttattttaatttttttaagtaattcCACTCATAAAATAAAAAGCAAACGATGAGCCTTAATTAAGACCTGAGTTTCTACCTTTTTTTAAtaccaatatttttttctttttacacgtATACTATTTTGCcaattttgatataaaatattGTAATAATGTTGTATTTGTGGATATTGGTTAATAAGTTGGAGTTTTGAACTATACAAAAAGTGGTTGCTAAACTCTATTTATGCATATTC contains:
- the LOC112772530 gene encoding auxin response factor 2B, with the protein product MRQQGNVPSSVISSHSMHLGVLATAWHAILTGTIFTVYYKPRTSPAEFIVPYDQYMESLKNNYTIGMRFKMRFEGEEAPEQRFTGTIVGIEDADSKRWPESKWRCLKVRWDETSNIPRPERVSPWKIEPALAPPALNPLSYIQIFFQALFFGGY